In Desulfovibrio sp. UCD-KL4C, a single genomic region encodes these proteins:
- the fdnG gene encoding formate dehydrogenase-N subunit alpha produces MRINRRDFVKLTTVAAAGLAAVPAFGGLSKAFAAPAVDRAKNLDPKWTKQTTSVCAFCSVGCGLLVNTSLETKRAVNVEGDPDHPINEGSLCAKGASSIQMTENPERPGKFMYRAPYGEEFVEKDWDFCKKRIARLIKDSRDKSFQKKNDKGQVVNRTMGIASLGSAALDNEECLAMHSFMRSLGLVYVEHQARIUHSATVAALVESFGRGAMTNHWNDLQNSDCILIMGSNAAENHPISFKWAVKAQQRGGKIIHVDPRFTRTSARSDAYIALRSGTDIAVLGGMINYIIKNKKYFLEYMVNYTNASFIVGKDYGFKDGLFSGFNHTTNSYDQSKWAFELDEKGVPKQDKSLKNPRCVFQILKNHYSRYTPEKVSSISGVSTNDLELLYKTYTATGVKDKAGTIMYAMGWTQHSVGVQNIRAMAMIQLMLGNIGVAGGGVNALRGECNVQGSTDYALLYHILPGYLKTPLAGQDTLEQYNKTYTPTSKDPESANWWQHYPKYSASLIKAMYSENTPEEGYQYLPRLDSHKASVYSWIPLIDRMYEGGFSGGLVWGMNPACSSSDSFKTRKALSKLDWMVNVNLFRCETSDFWKGPDMDPKKVKTETFFIPCASSIEKEGSVSNSGRWMQWRYKGPDNFGDVKTDGHYFHEIWEELVHLYETEGGAYPEPITHLSFNNMCEKNEEGKYEFSAQQTAKLANGWFTRDTVIKGKSFKKGQQVPSFAYLQADGSTTSGNWLYCNSVTDEGNKAERHDASQTKEQAKIGLFPNWTWCWPVNRRILYNRASVDSKGNPWNPKKAVIEWNGTKWVGDVPDGGWKPGTKHPFIMRKNGFGQLFGPGRADGPLPEYYEPLECPVAKHPFSKHLHNPTAVQILSEKKAVCNPRYPFVGTTYRVTEHWQTGSMTRWQSWLVEAEPQMFVEISPELAKLRGIENGDKVTIESIRGSLWAIAIVTERISPYLIQGEQIHMVGMPWHFGWVTPINGGDSANIVTPNVGDPNTGIPEYKAFMVNLRKWKEGDR; encoded by the coding sequence ATGAGAATTAATCGTAGAGATTTTGTGAAACTCACGACGGTTGCAGCCGCCGGACTTGCCGCAGTTCCAGCCTTTGGTGGACTCAGTAAAGCTTTTGCTGCTCCGGCAGTTGATCGGGCTAAAAACCTTGATCCTAAGTGGACCAAGCAAACCACTTCTGTCTGTGCTTTCTGCTCTGTAGGTTGCGGTCTTTTAGTAAATACCTCCCTTGAAACCAAACGTGCTGTAAACGTTGAAGGTGACCCTGATCACCCTATTAATGAAGGCTCGCTTTGTGCTAAGGGCGCAAGCTCAATTCAGATGACAGAAAACCCGGAACGTCCCGGCAAGTTTATGTACCGCGCACCTTACGGTGAAGAGTTTGTAGAAAAAGATTGGGATTTTTGCAAAAAACGTATTGCCCGCCTTATAAAAGATTCTCGTGACAAGTCTTTTCAAAAAAAGAACGATAAAGGTCAGGTTGTTAACCGTACCATGGGAATCGCTTCTCTTGGTTCCGCTGCGCTGGATAATGAAGAATGTCTAGCGATGCACAGCTTCATGCGTTCTTTAGGCCTGGTCTATGTTGAACATCAGGCAAGGATCTGACACAGCGCAACAGTTGCGGCTCTGGTAGAGTCGTTCGGACGCGGCGCGATGACAAATCACTGGAACGACTTACAAAACAGTGATTGTATTTTGATAATGGGCAGTAACGCTGCCGAAAATCACCCAATTTCCTTTAAATGGGCAGTAAAAGCTCAGCAGCGCGGCGGCAAAATCATACATGTCGACCCACGCTTCACTCGTACATCAGCCAGATCTGATGCTTATATTGCTTTACGCTCAGGTACTGATATCGCTGTCCTTGGCGGTATGATCAACTATATCATCAAAAACAAAAAGTACTTCCTTGAATACATGGTCAACTATACCAATGCATCTTTTATAGTTGGCAAAGATTACGGTTTTAAAGACGGCTTATTCAGCGGATTCAACCACACAACCAATTCATATGACCAATCAAAATGGGCTTTTGAGCTTGATGAAAAAGGTGTTCCGAAGCAAGATAAAAGCCTTAAAAATCCTCGGTGTGTTTTCCAGATTCTTAAAAATCATTACTCACGATATACACCTGAAAAAGTTTCATCTATTTCCGGTGTTTCAACTAATGATCTAGAATTACTCTACAAGACATACACAGCTACCGGAGTAAAAGATAAAGCCGGAACTATCATGTACGCAATGGGCTGGACGCAGCATTCAGTCGGTGTTCAGAATATTCGCGCCATGGCAATGATTCAGCTTATGCTCGGTAACATAGGTGTTGCCGGCGGAGGTGTTAACGCACTTCGTGGTGAATGTAACGTTCAGGGTTCAACTGACTATGCCCTCCTTTATCATATTCTTCCCGGATATCTTAAGACTCCGCTTGCAGGTCAAGATACTCTGGAACAATACAACAAGACTTACACTCCTACCAGCAAAGACCCGGAAAGTGCAAATTGGTGGCAACATTATCCTAAGTACTCTGCCAGTCTTATAAAGGCTATGTATTCTGAAAACACACCGGAAGAAGGTTATCAATATCTTCCTCGGTTGGATTCACACAAAGCCAGTGTCTATTCATGGATTCCATTGATCGACAGAATGTATGAAGGCGGATTTAGCGGCGGTCTTGTCTGGGGAATGAATCCTGCGTGCTCAAGCTCTGACTCATTTAAAACCCGTAAGGCTCTCAGCAAACTTGACTGGATGGTTAACGTTAACCTCTTCCGTTGTGAAACAAGTGACTTCTGGAAAGGTCCGGACATGGATCCAAAGAAAGTTAAGACTGAAACATTCTTTATCCCATGTGCTTCGTCTATTGAAAAAGAAGGATCAGTTTCCAACTCAGGTCGCTGGATGCAATGGCGTTACAAGGGACCTGACAACTTTGGGGATGTAAAGACTGATGGTCATTATTTCCACGAAATATGGGAAGAACTTGTTCACCTTTATGAAACTGAAGGCGGTGCATACCCTGAACCTATCACACATTTAAGTTTCAATAATATGTGTGAAAAGAATGAAGAAGGTAAATACGAGTTCAGTGCTCAGCAGACAGCTAAACTTGCTAACGGATGGTTCACCCGAGATACTGTCATAAAGGGTAAATCCTTTAAAAAAGGACAACAAGTTCCAAGCTTTGCTTACTTACAGGCTGACGGTTCAACTACTTCCGGTAACTGGCTGTATTGTAACTCCGTAACCGATGAAGGCAATAAAGCTGAAAGGCATGATGCTTCTCAGACTAAAGAGCAGGCAAAAATCGGCTTGTTCCCGAACTGGACATGGTGCTGGCCTGTTAACCGTCGTATTTTATATAACCGTGCATCTGTTGACTCCAAAGGAAATCCTTGGAATCCCAAAAAAGCTGTTATTGAATGGAACGGCACAAAATGGGTCGGCGATGTTCCTGATGGCGGATGGAAACCAGGAACTAAACATCCATTCATCATGCGTAAAAATGGCTTTGGACAACTGTTTGGGCCAGGTCGCGCTGATGGACCACTTCCTGAATACTATGAACCGCTCGAATGTCCGGTTGCAAAACATCCATTCTCTAAGCATCTTCACAACCCAACAGCTGTGCAGATTCTAAGTGAGAAAAAAGCTGTTTGTAATCCGCGCTATCCATTTGTCGGAACAACTTATCGTGTCACCGAACATTGGCAGACAGGTTCAATGACCCGCTGGCAATCATGGCTCGTTGAAGCTGAACCGCAGATGTTTGTAGAGATCAGCCCGGAACTTGCTAAACTTCGCGGGATAGAAAATGGTGATAAAGTCACAATTGAAAGTATTCGCGGATCGCTATGGGCTATTGCAATAGTTACCGAAC